CAGGCGGTCGAGATCGCCGCGGGCGTCGTCCCGCACGGAGGGGTCGAAGTTGACGAAGAAGTTGATCGCGGGGGTCGGTGAGAACTCGTCGCCGGCGTTGATGAGGGTGAGGGTGTAGCCGTCGATGTCCACGTTGGCGCCGAGGGTCTTTACCGGCCATGTCCCGCTGGAAGTCGGGCAGGCCCTCCTCGGGGTAGGTGTAACTGTAGCCCGCGGTGGCTTCGGGAAAGGCGTCGACGTAGAAGGCCACAGCCTCGTCGGCGGTGCCGTTGCACCAGATGTTCGGGATGATTCGCTGCATGGGCAAAAGCGTACGCCCCCGTCAACTCCCCGGATAGGGGGCTGACGAGGGCGAACGGGCTGACCGGAAACTACTGGTCGAGCTTCAGGGTCTTCTGGGTGTAATCCCACATCTCGTTGAACAGCTGCTCATCATCGACGAGCTTCTTGCCGTAGGACGGGATCATCTCGTGCAGCTTCGGGGACCAGTCGATGAGGTTCTCACCGAAGCAGCGCTCGAGCAGCTCGACCATGGCGGCCGGGGCGATGGAGGCACCCGGGGACGCGCCGAGCAGGCCGGCGATGGAGCCGTCGATGGAGTTGACCAGGGCGGTGCCGAACTCCAGGGAGCCGAAACGCGGGGCGGCGGTCGGCTTGATCACCTGGACGCGCTGGCCGGCGACGATGGTCTCCCAGTCCTCGGGCTGTGCGGAGGGGACGTAGTCCTTGAGGTCGACGAGGCGGTCGTCGAAGTCCTTGGCCACTTCCTGGACCAGGTACTTGGTCAGGGCGAACTCCTGGGCGGCGACACCGAGGTAGGACGGGATGTTGTCCGGGCGGATCGACTTGAACAGGTCGAGGTAGGAGCCCTCCTTGAGGAACTTCGGGGTCCAGCCGCCGTAGGGGCCGAACAACAGGCCCTTCTCGCCGTCGATGACGCGGGTGTCCAGGTGCGGGACGGACATCGGCGGGGCGCCGACCTTGGCCTTGCCGTAGACCTTGGCGGCGTGCTGCTCGATGAGCTCCTCGTTGGTGCAACGCAGCCACATGCCGGAGACCGGGAAGCCGGCGTAGCCGCGGACCTCGGGCACGCCCGCCTTGCGGAGCAGGTCGAGGGCGTAACCGCCGGCGCCGACGAAGACGAACTTGGCCTTGACCACGGAGGTGTCACCGGTGTGGACGTTCTTGACGGTGACCTTCCACTTGCCGCCCTCCTTGGTGAGGTTCTTGACCTCATGGCCGTAGCGGACCTCGGTGCCGGATGCCTTGGCGGCGGTGAGGAACTGCTTGGTCAGGGAGCCGAAGTTGACGTCGGTGCCGATCTCGGTGCCGGAGTAGGCGACCTTCTCGGCGGCGAAGTCACGGCCCTTGGACATGACGGGCAGCTTCTCGGCGAACGCGGCGTCGTCGTCGACGAACTCCATGCCCGGGAACAGCACGTTGCCGGCGAGGGCCTCGTAGCGGCGGCGGAGGTAGTCGACCTGGTCGTCGCCCTGGGCGAAGGCCAGGTGCGGGACGGGGTTGATGAAGTCACGCGGGTCGGCGAGGACGCCGTTGTCCACCTGGTGGGACCAGAACTGGCGGGAGACCTGGAACTTCTCGTTGATGGCGACGGCCTTGGAGAGGTCGATCTTGCCGTTCTTCTCCGGGGTGTAGTTGAGCTCACACAGGGCGGAGTGGCCGGTGCCGGCGTTGTTCCACGGGGACGAGGACTCCTGTGCGGGGCCGTCGAGACGCTCGAAGATCATCTGGGACCAGCTGGGCTCCAGTTCACGGAGCATGGCACCCAGGGTGGCGCTCATGATGCCGGCACCGACGAGGGCGACATCAACCTCGTCAGTGACCTGGGTGGAGTTCTTGTTGTCGGTGGACACCTGTAATTACCTCATTCGTCGTCGAAGTGGTGGGCCCCACCTGATCGCTGCTCTAACCAGGCGGAAGGGCCGGAACCTGCCACGGATCCGTCCTCGGCGGTGTACCTTGCCCATCGTTCGGTGCCCCT
Above is a window of Corynebacterium suedekumii DNA encoding:
- the mqo gene encoding malate dehydrogenase (quinone), producing MSATLGAMLRELEPSWSQMIFERLDGPAQESSSPWNNAGTGHSALCELNYTPEKNGKIDLSKAVAINEKFQVSRQFWSHQVDNGVLADPRDFINPVPHLAFAQGDDQVDYLRRRYEALAGNVLFPGMEFVDDDAAFAEKLPVMSKGRDFAAEKVAYSGTEIGTDVNFGSLTKQFLTAAKASGTEVRYGHEVKNLTKEGGKWKVTVKNVHTGDTSVVKAKFVFVGAGGYALDLLRKAGVPEVRGYAGFPVSGMWLRCTNEELIEQHAAKVYGKAKVGAPPMSVPHLDTRVIDGEKGLLFGPYGGWTPKFLKEGSYLDLFKSIRPDNIPSYLGVAAQEFALTKYLVQEVAKDFDDRLVDLKDYVPSAQPEDWETIVAGQRVQVIKPTAAPRFGSLEFGTALVNSIDGSIAGLLGASPGASIAPAAMVELLERCFGENLIDWSPKLHEMIPSYGKKLVDDEQLFNEMWDYTQKTLKLDQ